One genomic segment of Myxocyprinus asiaticus isolate MX2 ecotype Aquarium Trade chromosome 14, UBuf_Myxa_2, whole genome shotgun sequence includes these proteins:
- the LOC127451302 gene encoding caspase recruitment domain-containing protein 11-like: MDILCAEPLEGCVRQGKSVFLLDSSDQPMGIKLHSIQEVINQDKHCLLQLGLNSVENLLKQNIYPIIIYIKPKDKKGRKFRKLLSGQKEEQVMEVCQMEELQLEALPLMFSMVEPNTWICTDDLIVVIRSTIISQQRTVVWLEQEHVQH; this comes from the exons ATGGATATTTTGTGTGCAGAGCCATTGGAAGGTTGTGTCCGTCAGGGTAAAAGTGTTTTCCTCTTAGACTCATCAGATCAACCAATGGGCATCAAGCTACACAGTATACAAGAGGTTATTAACCag gATAAACACTGTCTGCTTCAGCTGGGTTTGAACAGTGTGGAGAATCTCCTGAAGCAAAACATCTACCCCATTATCATCTACATCAAACCCAAAGACAAGAAGGGCAGGAAGTTCAG GAAGCTGTTATCGGGTCAGAAGGAGGAGCAGGTGATGGAGGTGTGTCAGATGGAGGAGCTGCAGTTGGAGGCTCTTCCTCTGATGTTCAGTATGGTGGAGCCGAACACATGGATCTGCACAGATGATCTGATTGTGGTGATCCGCAGCACCATCATCAGTCAGCAGAGGACAGTAGTGTGGCTGGAGCAGGAGCACGTACagcattaa